The following are encoded together in the Campylobacter devanensis genome:
- a CDS encoding putative transporter, whose translation MFSSFFKSKKWAFWAYGGLFVIIVSLIFQTRLNVAINDWYKDFYDIMQNVKDHSVDEFWEQIYRFLLIAMPYVIIATITTFFASHWVFRWREAMTFGYLNRWRECKHDIEGSSQRIQEDVYRFAKITETLGLQILKAIMILIAFIPVLWGLSSGVDLPYLKEIPGSLVWIALAVSVGGLIISWFVGIKLPKLEYNIQKSEAAFRKELVYAEDDKVNYASFESVLGLFTGLRFNYYRLFLHYGYFNVWLISFSQFMVIVPFIIMGNGLFSGVITLGVLIQVSNAFDQVRSSFSVFIDNWTTITELRSIHKRLDEFEKNIKFG comes from the coding sequence ATGTTTTCAAGCTTTTTTAAGAGTAAAAAATGGGCTTTTTGGGCTTATGGTGGGCTTTTTGTGATTATTGTATCTTTGATTTTTCAAACTAGATTAAATGTAGCAATTAATGATTGGTATAAAGATTTTTACGATATTATGCAAAATGTCAAAGATCATAGCGTGGATGAGTTTTGGGAGCAAATTTATAGATTTTTATTAATTGCGATGCCTTATGTGATTATCGCTACTATTACGACATTTTTTGCTAGCCATTGGGTTTTTAGGTGGCGAGAGGCTATGACTTTTGGCTATCTAAATAGATGGAGAGAGTGTAAGCACGATATAGAAGGCTCTAGCCAAAGGATACAAGAAGATGTTTATAGATTTGCTAAGATTACTGAAACTTTGGGCTTGCAGATATTAAAAGCTATAATGATATTAATAGCATTTATCCCAGTTTTATGGGGACTTAGCAGTGGAGTGGATCTACCATATTTAAAAGAAATTCCCGGATCCTTAGTATGGATAGCCTTAGCTGTTAGTGTAGGTGGGCTTATAATATCTTGGTTTGTAGGTATAAAGCTACCAAAGTTAGAATACAATATCCAAAAGAGCGAAGCGGCTTTTAGAAAAGAGCTAGTTTATGCTGAAGATGATAAGGTAAATTATGCGAGTTTTGAGAGTGTATTGGGGCTATTTACTGGGCTTAGATTTAACTATTATAGGCTATTTTTACACTATGGATATTTCAATGTTTGGCTTATTTCATTTTCGCAATTTATGGTTATTGTGCCATTTATAATTATGGGAAATGGGCTATTTAGCGGAGTTATAACGCTTGGAGTTTTAATCCAAGTTAGCAACGCATTTGACCAAGTTCGCAGTAGTTTTAGCGTATTTATAGATAATTGGACGACGATTACAGAGCTTAGAAGCATACATAAAAGGCTTGATGAATTTGAGAAAAATATTAAATTTGGCTAG
- the rpmI gene encoding 50S ribosomal protein L35 — protein sequence MPKMKSIRGAAKRFKVGKNKIKRGSAFRSHILTKMSPKRKRDLRQSQYVDSTNVSAVKKMLCI from the coding sequence ATGCCAAAGATGAAATCTATTCGTGGTGCAGCTAAACGCTTTAAAGTTGGCAAAAATAAGATAAAAAGAGGCTCCGCATTTAGAAGCCATATCTTAACCAAAATGTCACCTAAGCGCAAAAGAGACCTAAGACAATCTCAATATGTAGATAGCACAAATGTCTCAGCTGTGAAAAAAATGCTTTGTATATGA
- the rplT gene encoding 50S ribosomal protein L20 — MARVKTGVVRRRRHKKVLKLARGFYSARHKHFRKAKEQLERSLVYAYRDRRAKKRDFRRLWIIRINAACRLNDISYSRFINGLKKANIELDRKVLANLAMNDAVAFASIVAEVKKAL; from the coding sequence ATGGCAAGAGTTAAAACTGGTGTTGTAAGACGCCGCAGACACAAAAAAGTTCTAAAACTAGCTCGTGGTTTTTATAGTGCTAGACATAAACATTTTAGAAAAGCTAAAGAGCAGTTAGAAAGAAGTTTAGTATATGCGTATCGTGATAGACGCGCTAAAAAGCGTGATTTCCGTAGATTATGGATCATCCGCATTAATGCAGCGTGTAGATTAAACGATATTAGCTACTCAAGATTTATAAATGGTCTTAAAAAAGCAAACATCGAATTAGATAGAAAAGTTTTGGCAAACCTAGCTATGAATGATGCAGTGGCATTTGCTAGCATTGTAGCAGAGGTTAAAAAAGCTTTATAA
- the ung gene encoding uracil-DNA glycosylase encodes MYLDLISYLDPSWQELLKDELNSQNFANIIKFLNSQTATIYPPKELIFNAFNLCKPSDLKVIIIGQDPYHNAGEAMGLAFSTPNNIKTPPSLKNIFKELFDDLDCDIFTSRSSDLTSWANQGVLLLNTALTVEQNRPASHSKIGWQIFTTGVIRVINAKFDHCVFMLWGNYAKNLASLIDSNRHMILKAAHPSPLARGAFFGSRHFSQCNAYLLSHGKALIDWLS; translated from the coding sequence ATGTATTTAGATTTAATCTCTTATTTAGACCCTAGTTGGCAAGAGCTTTTAAAAGATGAGCTAAATAGCCAAAATTTCGCTAATATAATTAAATTTTTAAACTCACAAACCGCTACGATTTATCCACCAAAAGAGCTTATTTTTAATGCATTTAATTTATGCAAACCAAGTGATTTAAAGGTTATAATTATCGGTCAAGATCCATATCATAATGCTGGTGAAGCGATGGGATTAGCTTTTAGCACTCCAAATAATATAAAAACACCGCCAAGTTTGAAAAATATATTTAAAGAGCTTTTTGATGATTTAGATTGCGATATATTTACTAGTAGAAGCAGTGATTTAACTAGTTGGGCAAATCAAGGTGTTTTGCTTTTAAACACTGCCCTAACAGTAGAACAAAATCGCCCTGCTTCACACTCTAAAATTGGCTGGCAAATCTTTACTACTGGTGTTATTCGTGTTATAAATGCTAAATTTGACCACTGCGTATTTATGCTTTGGGGTAATTACGCTAAAAATCTTGCTTCGCTTATCGATTCAAATCGTCATATGATTTTAAAAGCCGCACATCCTAGCCCGCTTGCTCGTGGTGCGTTTTTTGGCTCACGGCATTTTAGTCAGTGCAATGCTTATTTGTTATCCCATGGCAAAGCCTTAATTGACTGGCTTAGCTAA
- a CDS encoding polysaccharide pyruvyl transferase family protein codes for MFYKKYKEKIKNIENILISKQEIDYDSSILSLRELITPPHNFQANLIDKNNFLLFSYESHLPKLNFANLGDYIQTIATKNALKSIFSNINFLFHDRDTLTSYYQKDKITPVVMQGWFSHSKYFIPNNNTLPIFVGTHFTPVIYNFMQKFISFYPWFFKDKQIGCRDFETLRFCQTMGLDSYLSRCLTLTLPKRDENIAGDTIYFVGISKDILTYIPDKLKNSAEHINQQEASFEVDGSLDWKNLYRKTEDLLQTYKNKAKLIVTSALHCAAPCTAMGIPVVLIAKNQENINRFSAIKGIIPIYTYDDLKNNRINFNPKSLNIEDLKQYMLQNLKLSTLKEMGEKIDENELMQIRHNIQYYKAY; via the coding sequence ATGTTTTATAAGAAATATAAAGAAAAAATTAAGAATATTGAAAATATTCTTATATCTAAGCAAGAAATTGATTATGACAGCTCAATATTATCGCTTAGAGAGCTTATTACCCCCCCCCACAACTTTCAAGCAAATTTAATTGATAAAAATAATTTTTTATTATTTTCCTATGAATCCCATTTGCCTAAACTTAATTTTGCAAATTTAGGAGATTATATCCAAACAATTGCTACCAAAAATGCATTAAAAAGCATTTTTTCAAATATAAATTTCTTATTTCATGATAGAGATACATTAACTAGCTATTATCAAAAAGATAAAATTACACCAGTTGTAATGCAAGGCTGGTTCTCTCATTCTAAATATTTTATTCCTAATAATAATACTTTACCAATCTTTGTTGGAACACATTTTACACCAGTAATATATAATTTTATGCAAAAATTTATAAGCTTCTATCCTTGGTTTTTTAAAGATAAACAGATAGGTTGTAGAGATTTTGAAACATTACGATTTTGTCAAACAATGGGACTTGATTCATATTTATCACGCTGTTTGACACTAACACTACCTAAACGAGATGAAAATATAGCAGGTGATACTATATATTTTGTAGGAATTTCTAAAGATATACTAACATATATACCAGATAAATTAAAAAATAGTGCCGAACATATTAATCAACAAGAAGCTTCTTTCGAAGTAGATGGATCTTTGGATTGGAAAAACTTATATAGAAAAACTGAGGATCTACTACAAACTTATAAAAATAAGGCAAAATTAATAGTTACATCTGCTTTGCATTGTGCTGCGCCTTGCACTGCGATGGGTATTCCTGTGGTATTAATAGCTAAAAACCAAGAGAATATTAATCGTTTTTCTGCTATTAAAGGCATTATTCCGATTTATACCTATGATGATTTGAAAAATAATCGCATCAATTTCAATCCAAAAAGCTTAAATATTGAAGATTTAAAACAATACATGTTGCAAAATCTTAAGCTAAGCACTCTAAAGGAAATGGGTGAAAAAATTGATGAAAATGAACTAATGCAAATTAGACATAATATCCAATACTACAAAGCATATTAA
- a CDS encoding anaerobic C4-dicarboxylate transporter, with protein MDFVLILQIIVLLGAIFVGIRLGGIGIGYAGGIGVVILGLCLGMKPGTIPWDVILIIMSVIAAISAMQLAGGLDYLVQIAERILRSNPKYINFLAPTVTYFLTILAGTGHTAFSMIPVIVEVAKEQNIKPSAPLSIAVVSSQIAITASPVSAAVVYMTGVLEPLGWSYPTLIGLWLVTTFAGCMLTALIITLFANLDLSKDPVYKERLAQGLVKPSTGVQNKELKPGAKLSVAIFLIGVLLVVLYATAISKVGGKPVLIENVVVPRDAAIMSFMLGVATFITIFCKIEVGKVADTSVFKSGMVACVCVLGVAWLGNTFVGGYTEEIKTLAGDWVKAVPSLLAVIFFFAAMLLYSQAATAKAITPVVIAALGISAANPGDAYMLVASFAAVSALFVLPTYPTLLGAVQMDDTGSTRLGKYVFNHAFLIPGILAIAFSVAFGFIASAII; from the coding sequence ATGGATTTTGTATTGATTTTACAAATCATTGTCTTGCTAGGCGCTATCTTTGTAGGTATTCGCCTCGGTGGTATCGGTATCGGTTACGCCGGTGGTATCGGTGTTGTTATTCTAGGTTTATGTCTAGGTATGAAACCAGGAACTATTCCTTGGGATGTTATCTTAATTATTATGTCAGTTATCGCAGCGATTTCAGCTATGCAACTTGCTGGCGGATTAGACTACTTAGTCCAAATAGCTGAGAGAATTTTACGCTCAAATCCTAAATATATCAACTTCCTAGCTCCAACTGTTACATACTTTTTGACAATTTTAGCAGGTACAGGCCATACAGCATTTTCTATGATTCCAGTTATTGTTGAAGTTGCTAAAGAGCAAAATATCAAACCATCAGCTCCACTATCAATTGCAGTTGTATCTAGCCAAATAGCTATCACAGCTAGCCCTGTTAGTGCGGCCGTCGTCTATATGACAGGCGTATTAGAGCCACTTGGTTGGAGCTATCCAACTCTAATTGGATTATGGTTAGTAACTACATTTGCTGGTTGTATGCTTACAGCTTTAATTATTACACTATTTGCTAATCTTGATTTAAGCAAAGATCCAGTATATAAAGAACGTCTAGCTCAAGGTCTAGTAAAACCATCAACTGGCGTTCAAAATAAAGAGCTTAAACCAGGCGCTAAACTATCTGTTGCTATCTTTTTAATCGGTGTTTTACTAGTTGTTCTATATGCTACTGCTATCTCAAAAGTCGGCGGCAAACCGGTTCTTATAGAAAATGTCGTTGTCCCTAGAGATGCTGCTATTATGAGCTTTATGCTAGGCGTGGCTACATTTATTACAATCTTTTGTAAAATTGAAGTTGGTAAAGTAGCCGATACAAGCGTATTTAAATCAGGTATGGTAGCGTGCGTTTGTGTTCTTGGTGTGGCGTGGCTTGGTAATACATTTGTTGGTGGCTATACAGAAGAGATTAAAACTCTAGCTGGTGATTGGGTTAAGGCTGTTCCATCACTACTTGCTGTTATATTCTTCTTTGCGGCTATGCTTCTATACTCTCAAGCAGCAACCGCTAAGGCTATCACTCCAGTGGTTATAGCAGCCCTTGGTATCAGCGCAGCTAATCCAGGCGATGCATATATGCTAGTTGCGTCTTTTGCTGCTGTTTCGGCTCTATTTGTATTGCCTACATATCCTACACTTCTTGGCGCAGTTCAAATGGACGATACAGGCTCTACAAGACTTGGTAAATATGTATTTAACCATGCTTTCTTAATCCCTGGCATTTTAGCCATTGCTTTTTCTGTGGCATTTGGCTTTATCGCTTCTGCTATAATCTAA
- the aspA gene encoding aspartate ammonia-lyase, with protein sequence MGTRKEHDFIGELEISDDVYYGVQTFRAVENFNISHDRLKNFPRFVRAITRVKKAAAMANRELGLLDQEKEGAIIAACDKILAGGYYDQFVVDMIQGGAGTSTNMNANEVIANIALEHLGHKKGEYQFLHPNDHVNLSQSTNDAYPTALHLALHDYLTDLATAMGYLKKSYERKAEEFKNVLKMGRTQLQDAVPMTLGREFKTFAVMIGEDIERILEVRKLVLEVNLGGTAIGTGINSHPDYPKVVEKKLREVTGHEYKVAEDLIEATQDTGVYVQISGVLKRVATKLSKVCNDLRLLSSGPKCGLNEINLPKMQPGSSIMPGKVNPVIPEVVNQVCYSVIGSDVTVTFACEGGQLQLNVFEPVVAYSLFNSIIMLEKAMKTLADKCIDGITANEKICSDFVYNSIGIVTAFNPYIGYEKSASIAKEALQTGKSVADICLERGYLTKEEIDKILTPANMLNPHMGENK encoded by the coding sequence ATGGGTACAAGAAAAGAACACGATTTTATCGGTGAATTAGAAATTAGCGATGATGTTTATTACGGCGTCCAAACATTTAGAGCCGTTGAAAACTTCAACATATCTCACGACAGATTAAAAAACTTCCCTAGATTTGTGCGCGCTATCACAAGAGTTAAAAAAGCAGCCGCAATGGCAAACCGAGAATTAGGTCTTTTGGATCAAGAAAAAGAAGGTGCTATCATCGCAGCTTGCGACAAAATTCTAGCTGGTGGATACTATGATCAATTTGTAGTAGATATGATCCAAGGTGGTGCTGGTACTTCAACCAACATGAACGCAAACGAAGTTATAGCCAATATCGCTTTAGAGCATTTAGGCCACAAAAAAGGTGAATATCAATTCCTTCATCCAAATGACCATGTAAACTTAAGCCAAAGTACAAACGATGCATACCCAACTGCACTTCATCTAGCTTTACATGATTATTTAACAGACCTAGCTACAGCTATGGGTTATCTAAAAAAATCATATGAGAGAAAAGCTGAAGAATTTAAAAATGTATTAAAAATGGGTAGAACTCAACTTCAAGATGCGGTGCCTATGACTTTAGGCCGTGAGTTTAAAACATTTGCCGTAATGATAGGCGAAGATATTGAGAGAATTCTAGAAGTTAGAAAACTTGTATTAGAAGTCAATTTAGGCGGTACCGCTATCGGTACAGGTATCAACTCTCACCCAGATTATCCAAAAGTAGTAGAGAAAAAATTAAGAGAAGTTACAGGCCATGAGTATAAAGTAGCCGAAGACTTGATAGAAGCTACACAAGATACAGGCGTATATGTCCAAATTTCTGGTGTTTTAAAAAGGGTAGCTACTAAATTATCAAAAGTTTGTAATGACTTAAGACTTCTAAGCTCAGGTCCAAAATGTGGCTTAAATGAGATAAATTTACCAAAAATGCAACCAGGTAGCTCTATCATGCCAGGCAAGGTAAATCCTGTAATCCCTGAAGTGGTAAATCAAGTTTGCTACTCTGTAATCGGCTCTGATGTTACTGTTACATTCGCTTGCGAAGGTGGTCAATTACAATTAAATGTCTTTGAACCAGTTGTAGCATATAGTCTATTTAACTCAATTATCATGCTTGAAAAAGCTATGAAAACTCTAGCTGACAAATGTATAGATGGAATCACAGCTAATGAAAAAATTTGTAGCGATTTTGTCTATAACTCTATTGGTATTGTTACAGCTTTCAACCCATATATCGGCTACGAAAAATCAGCTAGCATAGCCAAAGAAGCCCTACAAACAGGTAAAAGCGTAGCAGATATCTGCTTAGAGCGTGGCTATCTAACCAAAGAAGAGATTGATAAAATCTTAACACCTGCTAATATGCTTAATCCGCATATGGGTGAAAATAAATAA